ATGTTGGTACGTGAGTCGCTGCGCGAGCGCCGGGTGCTGGAAAATATAGCTCCTAACTTCGTTTATCCCTGGCCAATGATGATGACCCATTACAAAACACCGCTTAAAAATAATAAATGGATCGTCAAAATAGGCATGCTGGTATATGATGCACTTTCCTACGATAAGAATTTTACCTGGGATGCCTGCAAGAAGATTCCTTCGCATAGAACCATTTCCAAAAAGGAAGTTATGCAAAACGAGCCGCATGTTCGTTCTGAAGGACTCACCGGAGCGTCAATTTTCTGCGACTGTGTCAGTATCTTTCCCGAAAGGTTAACGCTGGCTTTCATCAAATCCGCCGCAGCATATGGCGCTAAAGTATCCAACTATACCCGGGTTGAAGGATTCATGATGGGTTCCGAAAATAATGTAACCGGAGTAAAAGTAAGGGACCTTTTAAATAACAAAACATATGAAGTATCCGGCACAATTACAATTAACTGCGGCGGACCGTGGGCGGACATTGTTTTGGGTCTGGCTAAATCGAAAGGCGACGGCAGTTCAACATTGCGCAGGTCTGAAGGTATTCACATTATCACTTCGAAGCATCTGCTTTCCGGTAATTACACTGTTGCATCCATGACTCCATCCGGCCGTCATTTCTTCCTTATACCCTGGCGCAATCACACTCTCATAGGTACCACAGACAAACCTTTTACCGGAAATCCTGATGATTATCATGTCACTAGGGAAAGCATTATGGAACTGATAGACGATATCAATTCCTCTTTTAGTGACGGCAAACTAAGCTACGCAGATGTAAAGCACACCTACGGAGGCCTGCGTCCTTTGGTAGAAGAAGATACGTCGGAAACTTATTCATCTTCCCGTAAGTACGAAATATACGACAACAAAAAAGATGGATTAAACGGTCTGATCACCGTTGAAGGCGGCAAATATACGACGAGCCGGAAACTGGCGGAAAACTGCCTCAATATTGTAGCATCCAAGATGGAACAATCTCTGGGTCAAAGCGTTACCGACAAACAGTTTCTGACCGGATGTGAAATAAAAAATCTAGATGCCTTCTTATCCGATATTCAAAAAGAAAATAGCGATTTCGGCAAGCCTACCATGAATTATCTCGGGCGTAACTATGGTACCGAATACGCTGAAATCATCAAGTTGGCGCGAGCGGACAAGACTTTATCTGAGACATTAAACGAAGATGGCGAAATTCTGGCACAGGTAGTTTATGCCGTGCGTGCAGAAATGGCGCGCACTTTAACCGATATAGTAATGCGCCGGACCGGTATCGGCACTCTCGGTAATCCCGGTGAGAATATATTGCGCAAAGTTGCCAACGTTGCCGCTAAGGAATTAAATTGGGATGCGAATAAAGTTGAGCAGGAAATCTCAAACACTGTTAAATTGCTTACGCTGCCCAAGTGATTACCAAAAATATAAACATAAAAGCACCAGCGACGTACTGACAAATCGTGAGCCAAGGTATAGGAGGACATGCTGATGAAATCAAAAATATTCCGGCCGGATTGGACGGAAAAATCGCCTGCGCCCGGTACATACAGATCCATTTTTAAATATGGTGATCCTCAACATTTCAAACATCCCAGTGATGCCTGGTACAGGATGATCAAACAGGATTTTCACTTAAGTGACACCGATTTTACCAGTAAAGTTAAAGAAGGACTTGAACAAGTTACTCTAAACCGTCCTGTAGATCTGAAACAGCAGCAGATGGAGGCCATACAAGCCATCGTAGGAAAAGAAAATGTTTCTCTGGATGATTACAGCCGTGTCAAATACGCTTCGGGGAAAACAACGGAAGAAATGTTGGAGCTTCGTCAGGGAATTATTCATGAAGTAGCAGACGTCGTAGTGCACCCGCGAGACAAGCATGATGTTCAAAAAATTGTCGCTTACTGTGATAAAGAGGGAATCCCCGTTACGGTATTCAGCGCCGGTTCTTCCGTGAATTTCGGTTGCCGTCCGGTCACAGGAGGTATTTCTCTGGTAGTCAGCACTCATATGAACAAGGTTCTGGAAGTCAACGAACTCAATCAGACCGCCCGGGTGCAGCCGGGTATTTTCGGACCGGCTTATGAGGATGCTTTAAACAAAGCACCCGAACTTTTTGGCTCTAAACTGCGTTATACCTGCGGCCATTTCCCGCAGTCTTTCGAATATTCAACAGTGGGAGGCTGGATTGTTACATTAGGTTCCGGACAGGCATCGACTTATTACGGCGACGCTTACGACATTGTGTTCAGTCAGGAATACGTGACTCCGGCAGGAACCTTTAAAACTCTGGACTATCCGGCTACCGCCACCGGTCCCAAAATAAACGATATAATGAAGGGTTCAGAGGGTGCCTTCGGCATTCTGGTTGAGGTAACAATGAAAATATTTCGTTACATGCCCGAAAATCGCGCGCGTTTCAGCTTTATGTATCCTACCTGGGACGCCGCTGTAAACGCCAGCCGCGAAATTATGCAGTCCGAATTCGGCAAGCCTGCCATTTATCGTATTTCCGATCCCGAAGAAACAGACAGGGGGTTAAAGCTCTATGGCATGCCGGGCATTGTTGATAAATTTTTGGTGCTGCGAGGATTTAAACCGATGCAGCGTTGTTTGAGTCTGGGCAATGTGGAAGGCGACAGAGATTACACGCGATTGGTAGCGCGCAAAATAAAGGCTATTGCCCGCCGCCACGGGGCAATGTCCCTGGGCAGTTATGCCGCACGCAAATGGGAAAAGACCCGCTACACTGAACCATATATGCGCGAGGATTTAGGTGACTATGGAATTTTGATTGATACGCTGGAAGCCGCTGTAACCTGGGATAATCTTCACCATCTGCATGAAGGTGTTCGCGCTTATATGAAAAGCCGGCCGGACACGATGTGTATGACGCATGCCTCGCACTTCTATCCGCAGGGCACAAATCTTTATTTTATTTTCATTGCTCACATGAACGATCCTGAGGAATACCGGAGATTTCAGCACGGCATCATCGACAGCATTCAAAAACACGGCGGATCATTGAGTCACCATCATGGAGTGGGACGCATGATCGGCCCCTGGATGGAAACCCATCTGGGGAAAGAACAAATGGATGTTTTGCGCGTGTTGAAACGGCATTTCGATCCGCACAATATAATGAACCCCGGAGGTCAGCTGGGATTGGATTAATAACTGTTAATCGGAGATAAGGTGAGAACTTTGCATAACTACTTGTTTTGTCATCCCGAATCCCGACGAGTCGGGATGAGGAATCTTAAAGTAAAAAATTAGTTCAAAAAAAAGATTTCTCGCTTCGCTTCGAAATGACATTATACAAAGATCTCAAGGTATAAAAAATATGTTCAAGAAAACAAGTGAGGTAAAAATATGCCACAAGAAAATATTAAATCAAAAGAAATAATCCTGTCGATAGACGCAGGCACTCAGTCTATAAGGGCCGCCCTTATAGATACGGACGGAAACATACTGCATATCGTTAAAACACCAATTCAGCCTTACTATTCGGAACATCCCGGCTGGGCGGAACAACAACCGGATTACTATTGGGAGATGCTCTGTAAAACAACTGGCCAGCTCTTGCAAAAGCAGGAACATCTCAAGGCAAATATAGCAGGCGTTACGCTTACCACACAACGTGCCACAATGATTAATGTGGACAAAGACGGAAAAGCTCTTCGCCCGGCAATTACCTGGCTTGACCAGAGGAAGGCTGATTCATGTAAGATACTGCCTGGTGCTCTTCGTCCCGTGCTTAAGACCGTAAAACTGCTGGATACTGTGGAAAGTGCAATACAGGATTGCGAGGCGAACTGGATATGTCAGCAACAACCCGATATTTGGGAAAAGACACACAAGTTTTTGCATCTGTCCGGATTCTTCACTCACCGACTCACCGGTGAGTTCATTGATTCCGTGGGCAACAACATCGGCTATCTGCCGTTTAACAACAAGACATATCAATGGGCCGGAAAATACGATTTCAAATGGTGGCTATTTAAAATTGAGCAGGAAAAACTTCCTGCAATGATTAAGCCCTCAGAAATTTTGGGACAGATCACAAAAAAGGCGTCTTTGGAAACCGGTATACCGGCAGGATTGCCTGTCTTCGCGGCGGGATCGGACAAGGGCTGCGAAATACTCGGTTCGGGATGTCTCACGCCCGAAACCGGATGTCTAAGCTTCGGAACAATAGCAACTTTTGATGTGGCTACTCCCAAGTATGTCGAACTGCGTCCTATGATACCGCCATATCCTGCTTCAGTGCCGGACACATACTACACGGAAGTTTCGATATTCCGCGGTTTCTGGATGGTCAGCTGGTTCAAGGAGGAATTCGGGCTTCAGGAGTGTATACTCGCCGAAAAAAATAATGACGTGCCGGAAAAACTTTTTGATTCGTTGATTCAAAATGTGCCGGCCGGGTCCATGGGATTAATGCTCCAGCCTTACTGGACTCCGGGAATAGGTGCCGACTCTTACGCGAAAGGATCCATAATCGGTTTCGGTGATGTGCACAATCGCGCGTATCTCTATCGCGCCTTACTTGAAGGATTGATCTATGGACTGAGAGAAGGCGGAGAATTGACACAACGCAAAACAAAAGTGCCGGTAACAAAACTTAAAGTCTCCGGAGGAGGATCGCAAAGTGAAGCCGCAATGCAAATCACAGCGGATATATTTGGTATGGCTGCGGAGCGGCCGCACACTTTTGAAACATCCGCGCTGGGCGCGGCAATTGATGCCGCTGTGGGACTCAAACTTTATTCCGACTTTCCATCAGCGGTCAGAAGCATGACCAGAACAGGAAAAGTATTTGAGCCGTCATTGAAAAATCATCAACTCTACGATAACCTCTATAAAAGAGTTTACCTTAAAATGTACGGACAACTAAAACCGCTGTTTAAGGAAATCAAAGACATTACCGGTTATCCGAAGTAACAGGAAACTTGTCTTTTGTATTCGGACATATATTTTTCTGACAGTAAAAATTCAATGACTGCCGTATTGATTAGTTGCCCGACGTAATCTCGTAGATTGACAGCTTGTTGTCGCAGGCCGCGGCCAGCCGCCTGCCGTCCGGACTGACGGCCAGGCTTATGGGACCGGGATTGTTCTTGATCTCCTGAACCATCATTCCCGCTTCTATATCCCACACCGCTAACGTTAAATGGGTATGAATCTGGCTCTTGGCGCCGAATAGATATTTCCCATCCCGGCTGAAGGCCAATGACCACACACGGGATTGCACCGGCAGTTCCTTAACCAATTTTCCGGTATCCACATTCCAAATGCGCAC
The sequence above is a segment of the Deltaproteobacteria bacterium HGW-Deltaproteobacteria-2 genome. Coding sequences within it:
- a CDS encoding glycerol-3-phosphate dehydrogenase; this encodes MQRFIENHTDEHFDVIVIGGGISGASVAYEAATRGLKVALLEKNDFSWATSAATSKMIHGGLRYLVNGEIMLVRESLRERRVLENIAPNFVYPWPMMMTHYKTPLKNNKWIVKIGMLVYDALSYDKNFTWDACKKIPSHRTISKKEVMQNEPHVRSEGLTGASIFCDCVSIFPERLTLAFIKSAAAYGAKVSNYTRVEGFMMGSENNVTGVKVRDLLNNKTYEVSGTITINCGGPWADIVLGLAKSKGDGSSTLRRSEGIHIITSKHLLSGNYTVASMTPSGRHFFLIPWRNHTLIGTTDKPFTGNPDDYHVTRESIMELIDDINSSFSDGKLSYADVKHTYGGLRPLVEEDTSETYSSSRKYEIYDNKKDGLNGLITVEGGKYTTSRKLAENCLNIVASKMEQSLGQSVTDKQFLTGCEIKNLDAFLSDIQKENSDFGKPTMNYLGRNYGTEYAEIIKLARADKTLSETLNEDGEILAQVVYAVRAEMARTLTDIVMRRTGIGTLGNPGENILRKVANVAAKELNWDANKVEQEISNTVKLLTLPK
- a CDS encoding FAD-binding oxidoreductase, which translates into the protein MKSKIFRPDWTEKSPAPGTYRSIFKYGDPQHFKHPSDAWYRMIKQDFHLSDTDFTSKVKEGLEQVTLNRPVDLKQQQMEAIQAIVGKENVSLDDYSRVKYASGKTTEEMLELRQGIIHEVADVVVHPRDKHDVQKIVAYCDKEGIPVTVFSAGSSVNFGCRPVTGGISLVVSTHMNKVLEVNELNQTARVQPGIFGPAYEDALNKAPELFGSKLRYTCGHFPQSFEYSTVGGWIVTLGSGQASTYYGDAYDIVFSQEYVTPAGTFKTLDYPATATGPKINDIMKGSEGAFGILVEVTMKIFRYMPENRARFSFMYPTWDAAVNASREIMQSEFGKPAIYRISDPEETDRGLKLYGMPGIVDKFLVLRGFKPMQRCLSLGNVEGDRDYTRLVARKIKAIARRHGAMSLGSYAARKWEKTRYTEPYMREDLGDYGILIDTLEAAVTWDNLHHLHEGVRAYMKSRPDTMCMTHASHFYPQGTNLYFIFIAHMNDPEEYRRFQHGIIDSIQKHGGSLSHHHGVGRMIGPWMETHLGKEQMDVLRVLKRHFDPHNIMNPGGQLGLD
- a CDS encoding carbohydrate kinase, whose product is MPQENIKSKEIILSIDAGTQSIRAALIDTDGNILHIVKTPIQPYYSEHPGWAEQQPDYYWEMLCKTTGQLLQKQEHLKANIAGVTLTTQRATMINVDKDGKALRPAITWLDQRKADSCKILPGALRPVLKTVKLLDTVESAIQDCEANWICQQQPDIWEKTHKFLHLSGFFTHRLTGEFIDSVGNNIGYLPFNNKTYQWAGKYDFKWWLFKIEQEKLPAMIKPSEILGQITKKASLETGIPAGLPVFAAGSDKGCEILGSGCLTPETGCLSFGTIATFDVATPKYVELRPMIPPYPASVPDTYYTEVSIFRGFWMVSWFKEEFGLQECILAEKNNDVPEKLFDSLIQNVPAGSMGLMLQPYWTPGIGADSYAKGSIIGFGDVHNRAYLYRALLEGLIYGLREGGELTQRKTKVPVTKLKVSGGGSQSEAAMQITADIFGMAAERPHTFETSALGAAIDAAVGLKLYSDFPSAVRSMTRTGKVFEPSLKNHQLYDNLYKRVYLKMYGQLKPLFKEIKDITGYPK